A region of the Mytilus trossulus isolate FHL-02 chromosome 11, PNRI_Mtr1.1.1.hap1, whole genome shotgun sequence genome:
GAACACTGAGTAGTGGCTCACACCGAACCTCTATCTATAAAGGTCCCCAAAATGACTTGTGTCAAataattcaaacgggaaaactagcTGCCTAATTAATATGATTAATCCAACAAGAAACagttatgaaccacatcaacaatcGACAACTACTAAACATCAGATTTAGGACTCCGGACAGGTGAAAACAAATGCATATTTTAGGCCACcatgaaaaaagttgaaaaatctgtATTTAACGGCGATAACTGATATGAGGAGACaattaattttatgattttagcAATGTgactttttctatatatttttttctggctGATTATATCTCAACTGGTAATAATGAGTTTAgaggatatatttttttagtgtaaaaaaaacgaaaaaaaccGGATGTTGTGAGATGGCAATTAATCACACTCGGCATTTAGGTAAGGTACACTTTAAAAACACCTGCATGAATTTACGTCTCAATCATATTCTTCTGAATACAGTATATTCATTTATCAACAGTATGCTAAATCTGATTGTACCATATCTGAACCTAAATATAAACACTTAATAAATTATGTAAGTCTGAAGCAGCTTTTTTCTAGATAAACATTCATCGTTTATGTTCAGACCTTGACATTCGAAAGCCAGGGTGAGTTAATACGCTACAACTTTAAGAGCAATATGACTTAAAGAGGCTTAAACATTTTAGCAAAATTCAATTTAGGTCAATTTTGCCTTATGAGTTGGAAACGTATTTCTGGAATTGTGAGCCTggcattttgtaaaacaattatacaCTCTCTAACTGGTTACTACGGATGACCTTGAAGGCAAACAGTCCATAAACAGCAGCATTGAACTTGTAAATTCAATAaacactttttacattttgtgcATATTTATCGCTTTTATGGATACATaccttttatttatatcatgtttCAAGACATCtggtttttatttcatgttccatcactattttattcatttctttcAAGATAACGGGTCCGCAGCCGGTTGGGGTCTATCATATTCAGCTGCCAAACAAAGCTGCATGGGTATTTATCAGCTTTTACTTTCACCTGAAATTTACTGTCAATTAAATGGTCATCAAAACCAAGCGGTGCCCATGTGGTCGAATGTTTTTCGAGCGGACACCGACGCTAAGCTGACACAAGGTAAATAGAGAAATACTAAAAGATATGTAAATTTTATGTAAACCAATTggttgtttaaatttatttgatgtagGTGAGATCACATTTCACACACTTGTGTCTGTTGTGacgaatttttctttttttttagatttgttttcaacTCGTGTAAGTCGCGAAATAAATCACTTCTTTTTTTcgattttggaatttttgggaTAAAGTTACCGGAAAAGTGCTGCATTATCGAGAATATTATCTACGATAAAGCTCTGACTCTACACATcttttgtaggatttttttcaaaactttcagGAAAGCTTTCTATGTTTTAGCTCGCCCTCTTTAATAAGCTTGGTGGTTTTAAAATGTTGCAAAGCTGATATTTAACAATTGTAATATAAAACAGCAATCTTTATCTGACCTGTTACGATCTGCTTACCAATTCATATCAATAGTTATCTCTCCCATTGTTTCATGCGGATTGTATTATGAAGTCTTTTCTATTTTATGtgcttatatatttttcttattctttttttttgtcgtcttttttttttgtttttgtcatgttgTGGTTAGTTATTTTCCATCTGTGagttttcatatttcttattGTATCCTTCTCTTTTTCTTTGGACAGGAATATTTGTTTAGAACATGTGTAGATTATGCCATTGTATGGTATCGAGTTAATTGCGTCAGCCAATTAAAGGTTAAAAGTTTGAAGATTACAGATGTATCATTTGGGCTTTACAAGTGAATACAGACAATGCATTGTGTTTTTCATTACCAAATTTGAAAAGTTATCTTGGAAACAAAGCTTTCGTAGTAGCAACGGAACTCATTTGTACAATGCGCTACATTCGTATGTAAAAACTTATATTGTAATACATATTCATAATTTGGAATACGTTTAAGGTACGTGTTTGAGGAGAGTGATCATTGGATTCTATGTAGGGAACGATTGcatcaacaaacaaaaagagACATATTATAGGAAACAGTAATTGCATTTACAAGTTTCTTTGATTTGTAATTAATCCAAACAGTATATGTAAAACCATTATACCATTTTCAGGCGAAGCGGGAAACAAAGAACCGCTTTACTGCCTAGCAGGCTCGTTTAAGGGGGAAAATGGCAAAAAAGAACTTGTTATAACCAGAAGATTTTGCAATAAGCAGTTAGACTATTTTGTGTGCAGAACAGGTATATAAATCACTTCTTAAATACATGCAGatcttacttttatattaagcGTAAGGCAACAATAATATACCGATGGTCAtgagtcataaatcgatttaaaacatatattcaatCTATACTTGATTAAAAACACTTTTTGATTACACtttgtagaaaaatatatgCTAAAccactaattatatatataaatcagctACAGCCGAGGTGTAATATCTATACGAgaatactttcattttttttctgataatagTAGCATAGTCTTCATTTCCCCCTGTCCATATCGTAATAGTAACTTAGTGCATGACAACCTCTGTTAAAGCTAAGACACTTCTCATTAAATGTGATCGGAAAACCATATCAAGgtattctttttaaaagtacCACACAGATCACTTCGTTTTAATGGTTTACAGTGTAGACgttcaattacatacacatgCAAATATGGCATTTTTCTATTGAAATTAATTGTGCTCCATTATTGTTTAGGTACAGTTCATTCAGTAACTTCAAATGAAAGTTTAGTTGCTGTACCAATTCCAGAGAAGATTTCAGGCACGACACATTCATCTCATGTTCAAGATAGCAagcatggtatctatgatgttaatttttacaaaagtatcgtgttttgtttgttacttGATCTTTTTAGAACGGGATGTTTTACCGATCCaatatgtatttctatttgaataATATTGGGTAAATAAAGTGTACCAGGCATAGTATGCAAAATATATTATCAAACCGATATGACAACGATAGCAtaacttcatttatttttctgagCACGTTAAAAAACACGGAATTcaagtttcattttaaaattttaactatAAATTGAACTCTCTTATGTCAACTATttcgtataaaaatcaaaaaaaatactgtaaagTCTTCGGTGTATTTGTTGATTGAATCAGTttgatttacattgtatcactgattttgatttttcttgacAATATTGTCAATGCTTTTCATCGTTTACCATGTTTAcgaaaaaacacaatataagTTGAATATTTAGTCGATTTATAAATAGAGTCATTCTAATTGGCTTATAGAGTGTTCACACATAAAAAGTGTTGATATTATTGTAAAATCGGTAAGATTTtgtgaaatgattttaaaatagatCTTCAGATTTGTTAACAAACTTCGTCTTATTTAACCGCCGGTTGAGTTTACCTAATCACAATATTTTCAAAGAGAACTTTTAGCAGTCTACTGATCTTTGAAGATGTTATgctatttttgtatcaaatttaatttcaacaaaCGCATATAAACACATTGTTTGTAATTGAAccattaaatgttaaaaactgCAAATGGAAGAAAATTTCAGTCTAACTATTACcttgttatttgtatatggaaaCAAATAATGCAACTGACTAAAAATAAGAATTATGAACTTTCCCTATGAAACATCAACTATTTATAACTCCTGAATCAATTTATAATGGGTTGAGTTCAggatttagtattttgttttaaacaaaaattggcGAACGACGTTCCTGAAATAGTCTTCTTCTATAATATTTCCCCCGATTTTCAACATCTttcaatccaaaaaaaataatgatctGTAATAGAACagtctttcaaaattttaagtGATTGACAATAGACACAAATTCAAGAAATCTCGTAATTAGGAAACACAAGCAATCGTGAGTACTATTTTTTTATCCGCATTTTACAATTTCTTTTATGTATTTccaatttttcagatgaaaataGAAGAGCTCTAAATGAAAGGCAGCTATTTATATTTAACAAGTTCaacattaaaaatcatattaacACAGCACTAtgtgaaacaaatgttaaaaaccctaaaatgtgcaaatatttttatgaacgcattattttaaacaaactaaAGCATGCAGTAAATATCTTATAGTTGCATATACAGTTATTGCATTGAATAACAATGTATTCGCTATTTTCTTAAGGTGCAGCCACTTCTACTACTCAAAACCAAATCATAATTGCAACACAGGAAATGAAGGAAGATTCAAGCGGTAGTTTTAATATAGGTAcatggattttttaaaactgagttTTTATCAGCTTCTAAGCATGATTGTGTCCTTCAACGTTTTGAagaaaatgtatacatgttataacagaAAAACGACAAACGAAGGGCTAACCAAACTCATTAGTCGAACACGAGAtgacaatgtcattgcaaaaagAAAGGCACTTGTGCACAAAACATAGAATAAAACAATGAATGCCGAGCAAAACCCATCAAAATCAGTTGCTATATACAAAAAGTACGATTGGTAAACTATCTTTACGTGCTTATTACAGTTGATCAGCTATAGTACTCAGGTTTTATTTGCAACTCAACGAACGAAActtcatttttacaaataatcaTTGAGCATTACTTATTactataatagaaaaacaaactgTATCAACCCCTCTCAGAAGTGAGACTTGTATTCCTTATCCTTTATAAGGCAATGTGCTATGATTGTCAATAGGACAAAGTTTATATGAACACTAAGTCTTTTTCTtctaaatgttgtttttgtatcGAATAAaagttgaatatatattattcacATCTGTATCATATGTGTTGTCTGTATTTATTAGATCCTGTCATTGGTGGCATTGTAGCTGCGGTAATACTTATAACTGTTTTGCTTGTGGTGATTTCATGCAAAATAAGGTCAGAATAAATGTGTGCTCTGTGATAGAAAGTGTTTTAATTTTCGTGTGCAATTTGTATCACACCATAAATCGAAATTTTATAGTGAGAAATACatccatttttgttttacttcacCGCTATGATAATTATCACGGAATTAGCTTGCATGTTTGTCtatcatatacatttttactaTCGACCTGCACCATTTTTTTGAACCGCTGTGGATTGGAGTACTGGTCGggaatacatttataaaaagatttCTGAAATGACCGgagtttactttttacataatattttaagAGTTGATGAACACTGTAGCAGTTCAATTTAAACCTTTCCTTGAAGAAATTGTCAGAGTTTCTTGATCTTTTGTACAAAGACTCTTGTGGAATTCGTCAATACTTGGGGCATAGATCGTACTTTTTCCTTAGTCAGTGTATAAGTTAGTCATACATTTATAATGCGTACgctttttaatgtttattatacTTAATTCCAATGTATGTTACCATTTACTTAAAAGTACATACAAAGAGCTAGGATACATCATGTACCCTTGTATCTTGTGTTCAAGTCTCTAGGGTTTTTAttcctaaaaattaaaattccaaACAATAACGCAGCTCGGGAAGTACAATTTGGAATTTCCTACTTTTCCTATTTATCTCTGATATATTAAGTATCTCTAAGACACTTTTTGCAAAGATATAAACAGatttaaatgatgttttcagttcatgtggatttttcaaaacgACTAGTATGGATAAACAAGAAGTCTCATTTTCAACAGCAGTTAGTGAACATTCACAAAATTCAGAAGTGCGAACAAGTGAGATAACGACCTCTAACGAATCATATGGCTTATCTCCAAACAACTCAACCAACGTGTATGCAgtcgtaaacaaaattaaaaagaacgAAATCCAAACAACCGAGGACACTTATATTGAGACATCATTCGGAGAATATGATCGATTAAACGGGGTATCGAAACGGAGAACAGATGCAAAGGAAAATTTATATAACAGTCATGCAGGTATTCGTAACGAAAATGACCCAACATACGACAGTTCCAACCATGGAGGAAGAACACTCCAATTTGATAACGATGTGTATGATCATACAGACACATTATTAACGGACGGTAGTGACTACGGTTATTCGTCGACACTCAAATCAGAAGctagaaatgaaaatgatatatacGATAAGGCTGTCTAGCGGCAACATTTAATATCCCAAAAAGGATTTTGGTAATGCAATTCTTTggaatataaacataataatccTATACTTTTTGATCAAGGTtattaattgtaataattttcCATATTTATTTCTTAACCAAGCATACAACTGGCGGTCATATTAACTACATTTACTAAGCATCGTCATCATAACTATGTTTGAGGTATTTTGATCAAGAAATGTAATAATCATTATTTTCCTTCGtggaaaaaaatatctatacaaaagatatttctagaaaaattataaaagataatactCCAGCGGTCTAATATGTCTAATGAATCTatccgttttatccatttgtatTTCACCAATAATAGAAGGCACATAttattagatgtatagttatTACAGTTTGTAGAAAATTCATTCAAAACTTATCATAATTCAATAATCATGTTAAACAATACCTGTAATGAATAATAGGATTGCTCTCCGTTACCTACAAGTTACTATG
Encoded here:
- the LOC134689562 gene encoding uncharacterized protein LOC134689562, translated to MKEDSSGSFNIDPVIGGIVAAVILITVLLVVISCKISSCGFFKTTSMDKQEVSFSTAVSEHSQNSEVRTSEITTSNESYGLSPNNSTNVYAVVNKIKKNEIQTTEDTYIETSFGEYDRLNGVSKRRTDAKENLYNSHAGIRNENDPTYDSSNHGGRTLQFDNDVYDHTDTLLTDGSDYGYSSTLKSEARNENDIYDKAV